The Thermosipho affectus region ATTTTGCTATACTGGAAACTTTGGTATGCATATGTTATTGTACGGTGCAAAATATGTAACTTTTCTTGATTATTCACAACGCGCAATTGACATTGTAAATTTAATTGCAAAAGAAAATGGATTTAAAAACTATGAAACTATAGTAGGAAATGCTTTTGATATTTTAAAACAGTTTGACAAAACATCAAAGTACTTTGACGTTGTTTCGATTGATCCGCCTTCATTTGCCAAAAAAGGGAGTAATAAAAAAAGTGCGCTTAAAGGATATAAAGAAATAAATCTCAGGGCAATGCGCATCCTAAAAAATCACGGTATTTTGGCTACTTCTTCATGCACACAAATAATCTCAGAGGAAGAATTTGATAATATAATATTTTCGGCAGGTATAGATACAAGCAGAATAACAAGAGTTATGCATAGGGGTGCTCAACCTTACGATCACCCATATGTATTAAACATCTTAGAAACAAAATATTTAAAATTCAGATTACTTGAAATTGAAAAGATTAAGGAGTAATACAATGAAAAAAATAATACTTTTTTTTCTTTTGACTATAACAATTTTGTTCTCGCAAACTTATATTTTAACCAATGACGGTCTATATAAATCTTTTGAAAAAGTACTGCCAGGTACATTTTCAGATCTCTTTCGTTATGACAATAACATCTATCTCGTCGGAAAAGACGAAATATTGAATATTCAAACAAACAAAAAAATCTATGTAGAATCACCCACTTACATTGGTGAAGGATATATTGTTTCAAAAGATAGACTTTATCATTTAAAAAATGATAAATTGTCTTTAATAAGGATAATATCAAATATTTCAAACCCACAAGTTTACAAAGATATTTTATTCGCCATAAATATGGGAAGAGTTGTAGCTTACAACAATGGAAAAATAATATGGACCCTTTCATATGATAAAGGAAAAATAAACAAAATAAGAATTTCAAAAAACATCCTTGCCGTATTTTCCACGTATAATCTTTCTCTTTTCGATATTTCCAATCCAAGGTACCCAAAATTTTTGAAAAAATTCAACCCAGTTAATGATTACACATACAATGGTTACCACGTGTTATTAAAAAATATGACTATTTCATTCTACGATGAAACAAATAAATTAGTATTTTCAAAAAAAGTAAATGGAAATAAAATTATTACAGACAGTGAAAATATAATTGTCGGGAATTACTTAATAACAAAAGATTTTAACATCACAACATATCCTTTTAAAATAAAGGCATTTGTAAACTTAAACGAAAATATAGAGGAAACCCAAACAAAATTTACCAAATTGTGGAGTATAGATCTTAATGCAGACATAACTGGGAGACCAGTTGCAATAAACGGTACTTTGTTTTTAGCAACCACAAGTGGAAAATTGTTCAAATTAAGTAATGGAAAAATACTGTGGAATTATCATTTGCCGTTTATAGTTACTGGACATTTAACCATTACCGAAAATGCGCTAGTAGTTCCTTGTTGGGATGATTTTCTTTATTCTTTTGATTTAAATGGGAATCTTATTTGGAAAACACAATTGGATTCAGATATCACACTAGGTGCTGCATACGATGGACAAATAATATACACCGTAACCGATGATGGACTTTTGTATGAAATCAAAGATGGAAAAATAATTTCAACTATGAAAGTTGGAAAATGGCCGATAAGTGGACCTTTTGTATCACTATCTGGTCAAATCTATACCGTAGATGGGATGGGATATTTATGGAAAAATGAAAAAAAGGAAAAGTTTATAGGTAACATAAAAAACTTGGCTTTTTCGTTGGAAAATCCACAAATTCCCTCTGAAAATTCTGTAATCTTAATAGACAAATCAAATAAATATGTATTTTCCAAAAACTTTTTCACAAAAAATGATGTAAAAATTCTAGACTTTGAATATGACATAATAGATAGTGTTATAGGTCAAAAATTCATATATATACTAACCGAAAATAACAACTTATACATTTTAGAAAAAAATAGCTTTAAAATTCTCTATAAAAAAACATATGAAAATTCAAAATTTATAATATTAGACGACATAGGAAATTTATACATAGTTGGAAAAACAATAACTGTAATTTCTACGAATGATTCGCCATCAACGCCATGGAACAGTATCTTTAAAAATAACCTAAACTCATCGGCGGTTAATTATTGATATGATAATCGGTGCAAATGAATACGCTGTGGTAATACCCATAGTAAACAAAAAATATTTTTTATTCGAAGTACGTTCAAAAAAATTAAATACTCAACCAGGAGAAGTGGCATTCCCGGGTGGGAAATTAGAAGAAAACGAATCACCTAAAGACTGTGCAATACGTGAAACAATTGAAGAAATAGGTACAGTCCCAAAAATAATCAAAGATCTTCCAATGGTTGTTACACCTTTTAATATAGTAATATACCCATTTTTAGGTACCATCAATAGCAAAATTATGCGTAATAAATCAGAAGTTGACGCAATTTTTTTGGCACCAATTAAATTATTTGAAAAACCTTTGTACGAATATTACATAGATGTAAAGGTATATCCACCTACTAGTTTTCCATTTCATTTAATACCAAATGAAAAAAATTACAATTGGAGACAAGGGAAATATAGAATCTTATTTTTCAAACACAAAGAATATATAATTTGGGGAATAACAG contains the following coding sequences:
- a CDS encoding outer membrane protein assembly factor BamB family protein, with protein sequence MKKIILFFLLTITILFSQTYILTNDGLYKSFEKVLPGTFSDLFRYDNNIYLVGKDEILNIQTNKKIYVESPTYIGEGYIVSKDRLYHLKNDKLSLIRIISNISNPQVYKDILFAINMGRVVAYNNGKIIWTLSYDKGKINKIRISKNILAVFSTYNLSLFDISNPRYPKFLKKFNPVNDYTYNGYHVLLKNMTISFYDETNKLVFSKKVNGNKIITDSENIIVGNYLITKDFNITTYPFKIKAFVNLNENIEETQTKFTKLWSIDLNADITGRPVAINGTLFLATTSGKLFKLSNGKILWNYHLPFIVTGHLTITENALVVPCWDDFLYSFDLNGNLIWKTQLDSDITLGAAYDGQIIYTVTDDGLLYEIKDGKIISTMKVGKWPISGPFVSLSGQIYTVDGMGYLWKNEKKEKFIGNIKNLAFSLENPQIPSENSVILIDKSNKYVFSKNFFTKNDVKILDFEYDIIDSVIGQKFIYILTENNNLYILEKNSFKILYKKTYENSKFIILDDIGNLYIVGKTITVISTNDSPSTPWNSIFKNNLNSSAVNY
- a CDS encoding NUDIX hydrolase, which gives rise to MIIGANEYAVVIPIVNKKYFLFEVRSKKLNTQPGEVAFPGGKLEENESPKDCAIRETIEEIGTVPKIIKDLPMVVTPFNIVIYPFLGTINSKIMRNKSEVDAIFLAPIKLFEKPLYEYYIDVKVYPPTSFPFHLIPNEKNYNWRQGKYRILFFKHKEYIIWGITALIAHEAYKILKEESI